A window of the Listeria swaminathanii genome harbors these coding sequences:
- a CDS encoding energy-coupling factor ABC transporter substrate-binding protein, which yields MKKININVILILLVVLLMVSPFFFNKTGEYGGSDGEAEAEITKIDPSYEPWFEPLYEPKSGEIESLLFTLQGCIGTGIIAYVIGVSRGKRKAETDVNH from the coding sequence ATGAAAAAAATAAATATTAATGTCATTTTAATTCTATTAGTTGTTTTGTTAATGGTGAGTCCGTTTTTCTTCAATAAAACAGGGGAGTATGGCGGTTCTGACGGGGAAGCCGAAGCAGAAATTACTAAAATTGACCCAAGCTATGAACCATGGTTTGAACCACTTTATGAACCAAAAAGTGGCGAAATTGAAAGTTTATTATTTACACTGCAAGGCTGTATCGGAACAGGAATTATCGCTTATGTCATTGGTGTGAGTCGTGGCAAGCGGAAAGCTGAGACCGATGTTAACCATTGA
- a CDS encoding energy-coupling factor ABC transporter transmembrane protein has translation MLTIDKYAYQNRWIAFSPSAKALFYVAILIVALTGPVLVQAILFLCMVPLTLYVVKIHFKQYLKWLLLPFSFLLFSLLSILISISKDPSSFLASISLGSFYLGISDVTITTATQVFFRSIACLAATYFFVLTVPVVQLTRVMKRIFIPKVLIELTILIYRFIFIFLEEAAAIRKAQSLRFGYHGIKNSYCSFGMLVNTLFNRVMKRYNEMVVTLDVKLYQGEFHI, from the coding sequence ATGTTAACCATTGATAAATATGCGTATCAAAACCGGTGGATTGCGTTTTCACCATCAGCAAAAGCTTTATTTTATGTCGCAATTCTCATAGTCGCGTTAACCGGCCCCGTGCTCGTCCAAGCCATCCTATTCTTGTGCATGGTGCCACTAACGCTCTATGTCGTAAAAATTCATTTTAAACAATATTTGAAATGGCTCCTTTTACCATTTTCATTTCTACTTTTTAGTTTACTATCGATTCTTATTTCGATTTCCAAAGATCCAAGTAGTTTTCTCGCTTCGATTTCGCTTGGCAGTTTTTATCTCGGGATTTCTGATGTGACGATTACGACGGCGACCCAAGTTTTTTTCCGAAGTATCGCTTGCTTAGCCGCAACATACTTTTTCGTCCTAACCGTTCCCGTGGTACAATTAACAAGAGTAATGAAGCGAATTTTTATCCCCAAAGTGCTCATTGAACTAACGATTTTAATTTACCGTTTTATCTTTATTTTCTTAGAAGAAGCAGCGGCGATTCGAAAAGCACAGAGCCTTCGCTTTGGTTATCACGGCATAAAAAATAGTTATTGTTCATTTGGAATGCTCGTAAATACTTTATTTAATCGTGTAATGAAAAGATATAATGAAATGGTTGTAACACTTGATGTGAAGCTATATCAAGGAGAATTTCATATCTAG
- a CDS encoding ATP-binding cassette domain-containing protein — MLKTEHISFQYEDGKQALTDVSIDLEKGNIIGLIGANGSGKSTLFMQLLGINKPTSGKVYFDGKPLSYDKKALFALRKKVSIVFQDPDQQIFYSNVRDDVAFALRNLGVSESEVESRVTNVLEIVGATEFQNKPVQYLSYGQKKRVAIAGALVLDTDWLLLDEPTAGLDPIGKKIMMEIIERLANQGKKILISSHDIDLIYEICDYVYMLKDGAVLTNGETSSVFLEKSNIEQAGLVQPWLIKLHQQAGYPLFKKEADFFAHTGKVTD; from the coding sequence TTGCTTAAAACAGAACATATTTCATTCCAATACGAAGATGGCAAACAAGCCTTAACGGATGTTTCAATTGATTTAGAAAAAGGCAATATTATCGGCCTTATTGGTGCGAATGGCTCCGGTAAATCGACACTTTTTATGCAGCTATTAGGCATTAACAAGCCAACTTCTGGTAAAGTTTATTTTGACGGAAAACCACTTTCTTACGATAAAAAAGCACTGTTTGCTTTGCGGAAAAAAGTGAGCATCGTTTTCCAAGATCCGGATCAACAAATCTTTTATTCGAATGTGCGTGACGATGTGGCTTTTGCGCTTAGAAATTTAGGCGTGAGTGAAAGTGAAGTAGAATCGCGCGTGACGAATGTGCTTGAGATTGTTGGTGCAACGGAATTTCAAAATAAACCAGTCCAATATTTAAGTTATGGCCAAAAAAAACGTGTCGCGATTGCCGGCGCCCTTGTTCTTGACACAGATTGGTTACTGCTAGATGAACCAACCGCCGGACTTGATCCCATCGGCAAAAAAATCATGATGGAAATTATCGAACGTCTGGCAAATCAAGGGAAAAAGATCCTTATTTCAAGCCATGATATCGATTTAATTTATGAAATATGCGATTACGTGTATATGTTAAAAGATGGAGCTGTTCTCACAAACGGGGAAACAAGCAGTGTTTTCTTAGAGAAAAGCAATATCGAACAAGCAGGTTTAGTTCAGCCCTGGTTAATCAAATTACACCAACAAGCTGGCTATCCACTGTTCAAAAAAGAAGCCGATTTTTTCGCGCATACGGGGAAGGTGACTGATTAA
- a CDS encoding cobyric acid synthase, with product MVKQIMIQGTASDAGKSVLVAGLCRLFKNKGKRVVPFKSQNMSLNSFITATGDEMGRAQVFQAEAAGVFPDVRMNPVLLKPTNDRQSQVIFMGSILDNMDAVTYHDFKQTLIPKIQAVYQSLADENDIIVLEGAGSPAEINLNDRDIVNMGMAKMVDAPVVLVADIDKGGVFASIYGTIMLLKEEERARIKGVIINKFRGDVALLQPGIDMIEELTNVPVIGVIPYAHLQLEEEDSVSLSGKNYVPDSSALLDIAIICLPRISNFTDFHILEIQPEISVRYIRSLADFGNPDLVIIPGSKNTLEDMAFLEESGLKKAIQNYAENAGKVIGICGGYQMLGQKMLDPNQVESKQLEIAGLGLLDTETIFHDQKRTTQITGVTLSGEPVEGYEIHMGQTKRGENTNPFCEIKAVNSNQEIHQDGAISANKNIIGTYIHGIFDNAIFLGNLFNELLAHKNKSIYPHEIIKLKEHKEQEYNKLAALLEANIQMDQLEKIMKGEKICVSTPKPAIKE from the coding sequence ATGGTAAAGCAAATAATGATTCAAGGCACGGCTTCCGACGCGGGAAAAAGCGTGCTAGTTGCGGGATTATGCCGTCTGTTCAAAAATAAAGGCAAGCGAGTCGTTCCGTTTAAATCGCAAAATATGTCGCTTAATTCTTTTATTACAGCAACCGGGGATGAAATGGGGCGGGCGCAAGTGTTCCAAGCAGAAGCGGCCGGCGTGTTCCCAGATGTCCGGATGAATCCCGTGTTACTTAAACCGACCAATGATCGCCAGTCACAAGTCATTTTTATGGGTTCGATTTTAGATAATATGGATGCCGTGACGTACCACGATTTCAAACAAACACTTATCCCAAAAATCCAAGCAGTTTACCAGAGTTTGGCGGATGAAAATGATATTATTGTACTAGAAGGTGCCGGAAGCCCTGCCGAAATCAATTTAAACGACCGCGATATCGTGAATATGGGCATGGCAAAAATGGTCGATGCACCCGTCGTTTTAGTGGCGGATATCGACAAAGGTGGCGTGTTTGCTTCGATTTATGGCACAATCATGCTCTTGAAAGAAGAAGAACGTGCTAGGATTAAAGGGGTAATCATCAATAAATTCCGCGGCGATGTGGCGCTTTTGCAACCGGGGATTGATATGATTGAAGAACTCACGAATGTCCCAGTTATCGGCGTCATCCCATATGCGCATCTCCAACTGGAAGAAGAGGACAGTGTGTCACTTAGCGGAAAAAACTACGTGCCAGACAGTTCAGCTTTGCTTGATATTGCGATTATTTGTTTACCACGCATATCTAATTTCACAGATTTCCATATTCTAGAAATTCAACCGGAGATAAGTGTGCGTTACATACGAAGCTTAGCTGATTTTGGAAATCCAGATTTAGTGATTATTCCTGGCAGTAAAAATACGCTAGAAGATATGGCCTTTCTCGAAGAATCCGGATTGAAAAAAGCCATTCAAAACTACGCTGAAAATGCTGGAAAAGTGATTGGGATTTGCGGTGGCTATCAAATGCTCGGTCAAAAGATGCTCGATCCAAATCAAGTGGAAAGTAAACAACTCGAAATTGCTGGACTTGGCTTATTAGACACCGAAACCATTTTCCATGACCAAAAACGTACTACCCAAATTACTGGCGTGACACTTTCCGGCGAGCCAGTTGAAGGATACGAAATCCATATGGGCCAGACAAAACGCGGCGAGAACACCAACCCATTTTGCGAAATTAAAGCAGTGAACAGCAACCAAGAAATCCATCAAGACGGCGCCATTTCCGCTAACAAAAATATCATTGGAACTTACATCCACGGTATTTTTGATAACGCCATTTTCTTAGGAAATCTCTTCAACGAACTACTAGCACACAAAAACAAATCAATTTATCCACATGAAATCATCAAACTGAAAGAACACAAAGAACAAGAATATAACAAACTAGCGGCCCTTTTAGAAGCAAATATCCAAATGGACCAATTAGAAAAAATCATGAAAGGAGAAAAAATATGCGTATCTACACCAAAACCGGCGATAAAGGAATGA
- a CDS encoding cob(I)yrinic acid a,c-diamide adenosyltransferase, which translates to MRIYTKTGDKGMTRIIGGSKVSKDNIRIDAYGTLDELNSLIGYTITTLGSEPEIQAELEQIQQQLFDAGGDLATEEGKRAYKLTNEPVAWLEDRIDIYADEPPEIEKFILPGGTQAASLLHMARTVTRRAEREIVGMLKIASSNEEVLKYVNRLSDYFFAVARVVNYRAGETDIFYKNSELVFRNKKK; encoded by the coding sequence ATGCGTATCTACACCAAAACCGGCGATAAAGGAATGACCAGAATTATCGGGGGGAGCAAAGTAAGTAAAGACAATATTCGCATTGATGCATACGGCACCTTGGATGAACTTAATTCGCTCATCGGTTACACAATAACAACCCTTGGAAGTGAACCAGAAATCCAAGCCGAACTCGAGCAAATTCAACAACAATTATTTGATGCAGGAGGAGATCTTGCAACCGAAGAAGGTAAGCGCGCCTATAAACTTACGAACGAGCCTGTTGCTTGGCTAGAAGACCGAATTGATATCTACGCCGACGAACCACCAGAAATTGAGAAATTCATCCTACCAGGCGGAACGCAAGCGGCTTCATTACTGCACATGGCTAGAACCGTAACAAGAAGAGCCGAACGCGAAATCGTTGGCATGCTAAAAATCGCTTCCAGCAACGAAGAAGTGTTAAAATACGTCAATCGCTTATCCGATTACTTTTTCGCTGTAGCCAGAGTCGTCAATTACCGCGCTGGCGAAACAGATATTTTCTACAAAAATTCTGAACTCGTTTTCCGCAATAAAAAGAAATAA
- a CDS encoding DMT family transporter: MTKRSSKSLLLFMAMGLVSGLLSPIQTSINSQLRLTVGSPFVASFISFLVGTTLLTIVCLIVERRLTFQLKGVGRIPWWVFTGGALGVLFVTSNILLLPLLGSAMTVVLALCGQMIIALIIDHFGFFGVIPHPINRYRMIGVLLMLVGVFLIQRF, from the coding sequence ATGACAAAAAGATCATCCAAATCATTATTACTGTTTATGGCAATGGGACTTGTTTCTGGACTACTTTCACCGATTCAAACGTCGATTAATAGCCAACTTCGGCTAACTGTCGGTTCTCCTTTTGTGGCATCATTTATTTCTTTTTTAGTTGGGACGACTTTACTTACAATTGTTTGTTTAATTGTGGAGCGTCGTTTGACTTTTCAACTGAAAGGGGTCGGTCGGATTCCTTGGTGGGTTTTCACTGGCGGTGCGCTTGGAGTACTCTTTGTAACATCTAACATTTTACTTTTACCATTGCTCGGCTCGGCAATGACAGTTGTTTTAGCTCTTTGTGGGCAAATGATTATCGCGCTTATTATTGATCATTTTGGCTTTTTCGGGGTTATTCCTCATCCGATTAACCGTTACCGAATGATTGGTGTGTTGTTAATGCTCGTTGGCGTATTTTTAATTCAACGCTTTTAA
- a CDS encoding DMT family transporter yields the protein MIILFIVSGLLAGMVLPVQTAINTRLSTYTKSPFLASWVSFMVGTTVLLIVCLFTQKSWPISSEMIASNPWYIWVGGGTLGVIFLTANILLLPRLGSALLVMITVCGQMIMAIVIDNFGLFQVPMHEINIERLLGVILMFGGIYLMQRF from the coding sequence TTGATTATATTATTTATTGTATCAGGTCTGTTAGCTGGGATGGTATTACCAGTTCAAACGGCCATTAATACGCGACTTAGTACATATACGAAATCCCCGTTTTTAGCTTCGTGGGTTTCTTTTATGGTCGGAACAACGGTTTTACTTATTGTTTGCTTATTTACACAAAAATCATGGCCAATATCATCAGAAATGATTGCCTCAAATCCTTGGTATATCTGGGTTGGTGGTGGAACATTAGGCGTTATTTTCTTAACAGCTAATATTTTACTCTTACCGCGACTTGGTTCTGCCCTGCTTGTAATGATTACGGTTTGTGGACAAATGATTATGGCTATTGTAATTGATAACTTTGGTTTATTTCAAGTACCAATGCATGAAATTAACATCGAACGTTTACTTGGTGTTATTTTAATGTTCGGCGGCATTTACTTGATGCAACGATTTTAA